aaacgACATAATTCactgtaatcataagtgtcggtgtccgacGTACCCTAGACTCGTGTCCGGCAGACTGACACCGGGACCCACCTAATATGAGaagtgttcgtgcttcatagattgGTAGTATGTATTATGGTTTTTTCTTCCTGTTTTGACAGAGTGAACAAAAATCACGAAAACAACTATGACAGAGCCGTGACGAATTCCATTACTGCTGCGACATGAATTAgtgcttaatttgtttttttaataagaaacaaattcattaaaatataatgaaaagaATTACAGATATGAAATtataaagaaactaaaaaattaaGTTATTATACACTGCATGATAGTACAAATAACTTCAATAAGATTTGTGCGAGTATGTGATTATTTTACACTGCCATGACCGAAATCTATAACACAATATATGCAATAGCTGAAATTGTGAAATCCTTAACGCGACATCGCCAGCCATTTAAAATCTTATGAAGCTCAAATAATGTTTAATATTAAGTTAATGCCTAAAGAACATCTTTAGACTAGCATACAACAAACACAATCTCTTTACAAATAATAAGGGAAATATAGAATAAACTGAATTGCTAACTCAGAAGAGGATTAAACAAAGGACAAAgcataaaaacagaaaaaatgaTATTCTGTTCAATGATTTGTTTGCCAGCATTTCTTGCCTTCTCCACCTAGAGCTACCTGAATTTTCCGAGTTACCAAAGACATAGTAAGGGAATACTGGTGTCATAAAGCTACCAAGATTGAGCATTTGAGAAGTTTCATGATCATTCTCTTGGTATGGAGGAGAGTTAATATGCGGATTCTGATAAGGATTACGATATGGAAGTTGTTGACCACTTTGATTTTGCGGCAATGTTGCCATTGCGAATAGAGATTGAATCCCTGATGCAGATGGTCTCGGTGGTGTAGAAATATCTTGAACGGTAGTTTTACCGTTCCTGTCGCGATCACGGAGAGATAAGGTACTCTGGCCCCTACCATAAAGAGGGACCATTTTGGTGTGAGATATACCATCCTTGCAAACTGGACATTGTGGGGGCTCATCAGGTGCAAGTGATGCACTTTGCACAAAGAGCCATTTGTAGATGCAGGACCAGCAGTAAAGGTGACCACATAGTGTTACAACTGGTTCATGTGCAAAATCTAAACAGATGTTGCAATCAAAACAACTGTCACAATTCTTCTCTGGTTCTGTGACAGAATTTTTAGTGGCTTTCCAATCTTGTGAAATGAAGTCTTCATGCTCAAAGGCCATTAATTGGTTATTAATTAGTTTTTCTTTAGTCCCTgaatatataagagaaaactAGCTTCATAGACTAAATCAAAGAAATGTTTGGGGGCATTAAGTTCATAGATGCaattaaacaagaaaataaatcaatattGAAACCTAAAACTCGTTTACTTTGTGAAAACATATTCTAAAATTTGTGTCagttttatttgttttacaaGGAGAGAATAGACTCTCGACATAAGCAACTATCTTGCATTTCGGAAAACACTGAAAATATCAAGAggtattttcattattttctgaaatgcatcatcaaattttttttaaacttggtATCTGGTccaaggaccgactaatccgagGGGGCTAATCCCACCGCCCATTTGCGTTggcccatttaaagccaaagtTTTTTCCTCTAGATGgactagcccaccgaaattgacacCAGGGAGAATCGACCacgagaccttgagaggagcacaAACAAAGGTCCCAAGCCAACATTATTAGGCCAACCCAAGTGGTTTGAAATGCATCATCCATATCTAAACTTTTATCATCCCTTCATCACAGtgacttatttttaaagttCCATTCTCAACATTAATTTCATTCGTTCATCAACACACAAAGTAAGCATAAAAGCAATGAGGGGCAAGACATTGTCATCACTAAATAGAAACATAGAGAGAATCAAGTGAAGGATCTAATCTAAAAACTAAATGGTTACTGCATTATTTAGAAATTTGGATTAAATTTAAATGGAGTTGtttaaacaaaataatcacTTGCTTACAAGTAACGTCTGAACTAGAGTCTTGATTAATGTTAGTAATAGAAAAATAGAAATCAGATCTAACTAATTAGTGCTCACATATTcacatacaaaaataaaaaatacatgatcataagcaacaaaaaatgaatattaaaaaatcataagaaaaaatagaaaaaaattcataagGTTTGAGTGTGAGAAACATACCGAGAGAAAAGGAGGAGAGTGAGTGAGTAAGCAGGGGAGTAGTGTATGATCCTAAGCAGAGAAAGTTGGAGTTGAAGTAGAGAGAGTAAATGAAAAAGATGTGATGTGGGTGGGTTCACGGTTCATGAGACAAGTGGAGTATCACTTTCGTTGTagacttatatttatataataattgagGAACATACCTTTCTTTTTTCTGTCGAGGTATCCTTATTAGAGCAGAGGAAGGTCCACCACGTTCATATATTAATCAAGTTCGGAGTACGTTCTCGTATTATTGAACTAACTAACTATTGATTATTCATAATTAAATAGCGAGTTATAAGAATCACTCGGTGATGAAATAGAAAGTGAAGTGATAAGGTGATTagtgagtttgattttttttggtaaaccaaaAGTATCCTCCGCACACAAATGCAGAGACTAATC
This portion of the Trifolium pratense cultivar HEN17-A07 linkage group LG3, ARS_RC_1.1, whole genome shotgun sequence genome encodes:
- the LOC123919037 gene encoding E3 ubiquitin-protein ligase RMA1H1-like; this encodes MAFEHEDFISQDWKATKNSVTEPEKNCDSCFDCNICLDFAHEPVVTLCGHLYCWSCIYKWLFVQSASLAPDEPPQCPVCKDGISHTKMVPLYGRGQSTLSLRDRDRNGKTTVQDISTPPRPSASGIQSLFAMATLPQNQSGQQLPYRNPYQNPHINSPPYQENDHETSQMLNLGSFMTPVFPYYVFGNSENSGSSRWRRQEMLANKSLNRISFFLFLCFVLCLILF